gaattgaacctgggtctctggcgctgtgaggcagcagtgctaaccactgtgccaccgtgctgcccacggttGGTGTTCGTTGCTCTGAAACATGGCAACAGTTTCTGGGCCAGAGCTTTCCATGGACAATAGTGAGAGCCAGCCCTGTTCCTGAGAGAGTGCCTCGTCATGGGGATCCTATTGGTTCCAGTTTCCGAATGTCTGAGGTTGGGGGTGTGTCCCCACTGCAGACTGTGATGGTGCAGTGTGGAGAGTACAACCTGCTGGTCAGGGCCCAGCTGGATTTATTTGGAACCAGGCACCAGATTAAAGCTGCTGACCTGACCCTGGGGACAGCAGGTGGTTGGCCAACCAGAGTTTTCCCTGAGAACCAGACTGTCCTCTTTGACTATGGGTTGCATGAGTGTGGCAGCAGATTGCAGGTAATGGCAGTTGTCTGAACTTGCTGGAAGTTTGGGCTGTCAAGGGTTCCTGGTTGAGATCATTGATATTGAGAAggaccattctcctgctttctcaaaTACTCAGACTAGATTCCTATCCTGGATTGGACTCTGCCTTAACTGTTCTCCTTCTCTAGTCTTGTGCTGCCAGTTTCACTGGTTTAGAACCTTCTGGTTATATACATTGTAACAGAACAATGTATATTTTCAGTCTGAATTTGGTATCATGTGGTGATTTGTGGATGTTTGGATACTGTGAACTTTCTCCTGAATTGATTTTAGTGACTTTCCACAGTGCATCATTCTGTTGTGTAGTTTTGCTGTAGAGATGTTACAGGAATGCAAATAATATAGCAGTacagattagtgtggtgctgcaaaagcacagcaggtcagtcagcatctgaggagcaggaaaattgacacttCATCAGAATAGCAGCATGATGTGTTTAGTTTGAGGGGAAAGTATCTTCCATTTCATCAGGTAAATGGACTTTACCTCCTtctgactgggggggggggggttattgTATAAATAAACTGACTGCTCTGTACTTGAGGGGTTCCACACTTGGCCTGTCGGTAAAACTGTTTTGATTTCATTCTGGTGACCTATTGTTTTCTCTACTTTTCTCAGCTCTTGGACACTGCTTTTATTGCCTCAGTTTACTGCTAACCTCCAGGTATTGAATCAGTCATCTCTCCTCAAACCTAGAGGTTTCCTGATTTAATTAGTAATTAAATGGTCAAAAGATCCTGGCAACCTCCTTCTGTAATAATAATCATTATGTCCCTGTTCCCTCCAATATTTATTGCAAATACTGTCTGGGAGCCCAACACCCATCCTCCTTGAAATCAAATTTTACTTCAGAAATCCAAATCTGATCTTTGGTATGATGTCAATCTTGTTAAAACTGATCCTAAATGACTAATCCTTGACTTGTTCTTGAACAGTGGTATCTCCAGCTCTGGGAATGTGGGGTGGGGTCGGTGGTTGTTGGTAGAAGCAGCCTCCTGAGCCTATCACACCCTGAAAGAATTGTCCCAATGGGATGGTATCATTGAACCCTGTGTAGAACCTTCTCATTTCACATTAGCCCCTCATTCCTTATCCTGGTGTCTTTCAGATGACTGGAGATTTCCTGACCTACACGACCCACCTGACCCACATCCCAAACTATCCTGGATCGATCATTGTGAGAACCAACGGTGCTGTTGTTCCCATTGAATGTCGTTATTTGAGGTGAGAATCTGTACTCGATTGTCAGTATGATCccctgctgctgttgtctgacGCTGTCCTAAAATGGCTGCCCTGTCTACTTCCCCCAGGAAGGTCAATGTGAGCAGCAATCCCATCAAGCCCACCTGGATCCCATTCAGCTCCACCAGGTCTGGAGAAGGGCATCTgtcattctccctgcgtctaATGAATGGTATGTGATGGGTGGCTGGGGAGGGATCTCCTGGTGTCTCTCTGGGNNNNNNNNNNNNNNNNNNNNNNNNNNNNNNNNNNNNNNNNNNNNNNNNNNNNNNNNNNNNNNNNNNNNNNNNNNNNNNNNNNNNNNNNNNNNNNNNNNNNNNNNNNNNNNNNNNNNNNNNNNNNNNNNNNNNNNNNNNNNNNNNNNNNNNNNNNNNNNNNNNNNNNNNNNNNNNNNNNNNNNNNNNNNNNNNNNNNNNNNNNNNNNNNNNNNNNNNNNNNNNNNNNNNNNNNNNNNNNNNNNNNNNNNNNNNNNNNNNNNNNNNNNNNNNNNNNNNNNNNNNNNNNNNNNNNNNNNNNNNNNNNNNNNNNNNNNNNNNNNNNNNNNNNNNNNNNNNNNNNNNNNNNNNNNNNNNNNNNNNNNNNNNNNNNNNNNNNNNNN
The window above is part of the Chiloscyllium plagiosum isolate BGI_BamShark_2017 chromosome 36, ASM401019v2, whole genome shotgun sequence genome. Proteins encoded here:
- the LOC122541058 gene encoding zona pellucida sperm-binding protein 3-like, yielding MSEVGGVSPLQTVMVQCGEYNLLVRAQLDLFGTRHQIKAADLTLGTAGGWPTRVFPENQTVLFDYGLHECGSRLQMTGDFLTYTTHLTHIPNYPGSIIVRTNGAVVPIECRYLRKVNVSSNPIKPTWIPFSSTRSGEGHLSFSLRLMNGDWLTERTSTVYSLGDLIHIEALVSMANHVPLKVYIDRSVATLSPDKDSTPRYSIIDYNG